The Klebsiella sp. RIT-PI-d genome includes a region encoding these proteins:
- the queD gene encoding 6-carboxytetrahydropterin synthase QueD, whose translation MSTTLFKDFIFEAAHHLPHVPQGHKCGRLHGHSFMVRLEITGEVDPHTGWIIDFAELKAAFKPTYDRLDHYYLNDIPGLENPTSEVLSKWIWDQVKPVVPLLSAVMIKETCTAGCVYRGE comes from the coding sequence ATGTCCACCACGTTGTTTAAAGACTTCATCTTTGAAGCCGCTCACCATCTGCCTCACGTTCCGCAGGGCCATAAATGTGGTCGCCTGCACGGACACTCCTTTATGGTGCGTCTTGAAATCACCGGTGAAGTCGATCCCCATACCGGATGGATTATCGATTTCGCCGAACTTAAAGCGGCATTTAAGCCCACCTATGATCGTCTGGATCACTACTATCTGAACGACATCCCCGGTCTGGAAAATCCGACCAGCGAAGTGCTGTCCAAATGGATCTGGGATCAGGTGAAACCTGTTGTTCCGCTGCTGAGTGCGGTAATGATCAAAGAAACCTGTACGGCAGGCTGCGTTTATCGCGGAGAGTAG